From Methylobacterium radiodurans, a single genomic window includes:
- a CDS encoding RsmB/NOP family class I SAM-dependent RNA methyltransferase translates to MASRQTPRNGRGGRSASGPAQQDGAPAEAPPEVAGLGARAAAQRAVAELIGQNRALALEDALAQAARGLEPAEAALARAIATATFRRFGLIREALRGRLDQGLPEDQPLLLALLATGAAQILDLAVPDHAAVDLAVRLAKADRRTQHLGGLVNAVLRRVARERDAILAGGDPLGDGAPDWLAARWRAAYGPDRAEAIGRAHLAGATVDITVKADPEGWAGRLGAVSLPTGSLRLAAGSGPIGALDGFEAGAWWVQDAAAALPAKLLGARAGERIADLCAAPGGKTAQLAAAGAAVSAIDRSAPRLERLRRNLERLGLAAEVVVGDALALDRPGSFDAVLLDAPCSATGTIRRHPDVAWTKRPDDIARLAGLQARLLDHAATLLRPGGRLVYCTCSLEPEEGEAQIAAFLDRNADFARVPVGPDEVGGLAEIIDPNGDLRTLPCHLGGGTDARGGLDGFFVSRLTRRT, encoded by the coding sequence CAACGGACGAGGCGGCCGCAGCGCATCCGGGCCGGCACAGCAGGATGGCGCGCCCGCCGAGGCGCCGCCGGAGGTCGCTGGGCTCGGCGCGCGCGCCGCCGCCCAACGGGCGGTGGCCGAGCTGATCGGGCAGAACCGGGCGCTCGCCCTGGAGGACGCCCTGGCCCAGGCCGCCCGCGGCCTGGAGCCCGCCGAGGCCGCTCTGGCGCGGGCCATCGCCACCGCCACCTTTCGCCGGTTCGGCCTGATCCGCGAGGCCTTGCGCGGCCGTCTCGACCAGGGCCTGCCAGAGGACCAGCCCCTGCTCCTGGCGCTGCTCGCGACCGGCGCCGCGCAGATCCTCGACCTCGCGGTGCCCGACCACGCCGCGGTCGATCTCGCGGTGCGCCTCGCCAAGGCGGACCGGCGGACCCAGCATCTCGGCGGCCTCGTGAACGCCGTGCTGCGCCGGGTCGCCCGCGAGCGCGACGCGATCCTGGCTGGCGGCGACCCGCTCGGCGACGGCGCGCCGGACTGGCTCGCCGCCCGCTGGCGCGCCGCCTACGGGCCGGACCGGGCGGAGGCGATCGGCAGAGCGCATCTGGCGGGCGCCACCGTCGACATCACCGTGAAGGCGGATCCCGAAGGTTGGGCCGGACGTCTCGGTGCCGTTTCGCTGCCGACCGGATCGCTGCGGCTGGCCGCGGGATCGGGCCCGATCGGCGCGCTCGACGGCTTCGAGGCGGGCGCGTGGTGGGTGCAGGACGCCGCCGCCGCACTCCCCGCAAAGCTCCTCGGCGCCAGGGCCGGCGAGCGGATCGCCGATCTCTGCGCCGCGCCCGGCGGCAAGACCGCGCAACTCGCCGCCGCGGGCGCCGCCGTCAGCGCCATCGACCGCTCCGCCCCGCGCCTGGAGCGCCTGCGCCGCAACCTGGAACGTCTCGGCCTCGCCGCGGAGGTGGTGGTCGGCGACGCGCTGGCGCTCGACCGGCCGGGGAGCTTCGACGCGGTGCTCCTCGACGCGCCGTGCTCGGCCACCGGCACGATCCGCCGCCATCCGGACGTGGCCTGGACCAAGCGGCCGGACGATATCGCCCGCCTCGCCGGCCTGCAGGCGCGGCTGCTCGACCACGCCGCGACGCTGCTGCGGCCGGGCGGGCGCCTCGTCTACTGCACCTGCTCGCTGGAACCGGAAGAGGGCGAGGCCCAGATCGCGGCCTTCCTGGACCGGAACGCGGATTTCGCGCGCGTGCCCGTAGGGCCCGATGAGGTCGGCGGCCTCGCCGAGATCATCGACCCCAACGGCGACCTGCGCACCCTGCCCTGCCATCTCGGGGGCGGCACGGACGCGCGCGGCGGGCTCGACGGCTTCTTCGTGAGCCGGCTCACCCGCCGGACGTGA
- the thrS gene encoding threonine--tRNA ligase, with the protein MPTLTFPDGNTRAYDAAVTGRAVVEGIAKSLAKRTVAMALDGVVADLDDTIDRDVRIEFLDRTDPRALELIRHDCAHVLAEAVQELWPGTQVTIGPVIENGFYYDFARDEPFTPEDFPKIEAKMREIIARDAPFTKEIWTRDDVRRLFADKGEGYKVELVDAIPAGEDLKIYRQGQWFDLCRGPHMTSTGKVGTAFKLMKVAGAYWRGDANNPMLTRIYGTAWASQADLDAYLHRLEEAERRDHRRLGREMDLFHFQEEGPGVVFWHAKGWTIFQELIAYMRRRLKGDYAEVNAPQILDKALWETSGHWGWYRENMFAAQSAGEEAEDKRWFALKPMNCPGHVQIFKHGLKSYRDLPLRMAEFGVVHRYEPSGAMHGLMRVRGFTQDDAHIFCTEDQLAAECLKINDLILSTYADFGFDEILVKLSTRPEKRVGSDALWDHAESVMTRVLAQIEEQSGGRIKTAVNPGEGAFYGPKFEYVLRDAIGRDWQCGTTQVDFNLPERFGAFYVDADSQKKPPVMVHRAICGSMERFTGILIEHFAGHFPLWLAPTQIVVATITGDADDYAREVVRTLERAGLRVEADLRNEKINYKVREHSLAKVPVILALGRREAEERTVSIRRLGSQGTKTLPLAEAVAAFVDEATAPDIRRAEAVAETRPSADVALDGHHVVEPAP; encoded by the coding sequence ATGCCCACGCTGACATTCCCCGACGGCAACACGCGCGCCTACGACGCGGCCGTGACCGGCCGCGCGGTCGTGGAGGGCATCGCCAAGTCGCTGGCCAAGCGCACCGTCGCGATGGCGCTCGACGGCGTGGTGGCAGACCTCGACGACACGATCGACCGTGACGTCCGGATCGAGTTCCTCGACCGCACCGATCCCCGCGCCCTGGAGCTTATCCGGCACGATTGCGCCCACGTTCTGGCCGAGGCCGTGCAGGAACTCTGGCCCGGCACGCAGGTGACGATCGGTCCGGTCATCGAGAACGGGTTCTACTACGACTTCGCCCGGGACGAGCCCTTCACGCCGGAGGACTTCCCGAAGATCGAGGCCAAGATGCGCGAGATCATCGCGCGCGACGCGCCCTTCACCAAGGAGATCTGGACCCGCGACGACGTGCGCCGGCTCTTCGCCGACAAGGGCGAGGGCTACAAGGTCGAGCTGGTCGACGCGATCCCGGCCGGCGAGGATCTGAAGATCTACCGCCAGGGCCAGTGGTTCGACCTCTGCCGCGGCCCGCACATGACCTCGACCGGCAAGGTCGGCACCGCCTTCAAGCTGATGAAGGTCGCGGGTGCCTATTGGCGAGGCGACGCCAACAACCCGATGCTGACGCGCATCTACGGCACCGCCTGGGCCTCCCAGGCCGATCTCGACGCCTACCTGCACCGGCTGGAGGAGGCCGAGCGCCGCGACCACCGGCGCCTGGGCCGCGAGATGGACCTGTTCCACTTCCAGGAGGAGGGGCCGGGCGTCGTCTTCTGGCACGCCAAGGGCTGGACGATCTTCCAGGAATTGATCGCCTACATGCGCCGCCGCCTCAAGGGCGACTATGCCGAGGTGAACGCGCCCCAGATCCTCGACAAGGCGCTCTGGGAGACCTCGGGCCACTGGGGCTGGTACCGCGAGAACATGTTCGCGGCCCAGAGCGCGGGCGAGGAGGCCGAGGACAAGCGCTGGTTCGCTCTGAAACCCATGAACTGCCCGGGCCATGTGCAGATCTTCAAGCACGGGCTCAAATCCTACCGCGACCTGCCGCTGCGCATGGCCGAGTTCGGCGTGGTCCACCGCTACGAGCCGTCGGGCGCCATGCACGGGTTGATGCGCGTGCGCGGCTTCACCCAGGACGACGCGCACATCTTCTGCACCGAGGACCAGCTCGCCGCCGAGTGCCTGAAGATCAACGACCTGATCCTCTCGACCTACGCGGATTTCGGCTTCGACGAGATCCTGGTGAAGCTCTCCACGCGTCCCGAGAAGCGCGTCGGCTCCGACGCGCTCTGGGACCACGCGGAATCCGTGATGACGCGCGTGCTGGCCCAGATCGAGGAGCAGTCGGGCGGCCGGATCAAGACCGCGGTCAACCCCGGCGAGGGCGCCTTCTACGGGCCGAAATTCGAGTACGTGCTGCGCGACGCGATCGGCCGCGACTGGCAGTGCGGCACGACGCAGGTGGACTTCAACCTGCCCGAGCGCTTCGGCGCCTTCTACGTCGACGCCGACAGCCAGAAGAAGCCCCCGGTGATGGTCCACCGCGCGATCTGCGGCTCGATGGAGCGCTTCACCGGCATCCTGATCGAGCACTTCGCCGGCCACTTCCCGCTCTGGCTCGCCCCGACCCAGATCGTGGTGGCGACGATCACCGGCGATGCGGACGACTACGCCCGCGAGGTCGTGCGAACGCTGGAGCGCGCGGGGCTCCGGGTCGAGGCCGACCTGCGCAACGAGAAGATCAACTACAAGGTCCGCGAGCACTCGCTCGCCAAGGTGCCGGTCATCCTGGCGCTGGGCCGCCGCGAGGCCGAGGAGCGCACCGTCTCGATTCGCCGGCTCGGCAGCCAGGGCACGAAGACCCTGCCGCTCGCCGAGGCCGTGGCCGCCTTCGTGGACGAGGCGACCGCGCCCGACATCCGCCGGGCCGAGGCCGTGGCCGAGACCCGGCCGAGCGCCGACGTCGCCCTCGACGGCCATCACGTGGTCGAGCCGGCGCCGTAG
- a CDS encoding PLP-dependent aminotransferase family protein: MAYGALEPDLAPGLTRVEAVMAAIEARIGGRHLAPGARLPSVRAFAESLGVSKSTVVEAYDRLAAQGAIVSRPGSGFYVAGRPEPFCLASAGPRLDRAVDPLWISRQSFETYPDVLKPGCGWLPPDWLPEEALRRALRRVAREGGPALTGYDQPHGLTPLREHIARRMGERGIAAHPDQIVLTDSATQSLDLLCRLLIEPGDTVLVDDPCYFNFQALLRAQRVKMVGVPFGPQGPDLAAFEAALRTHRPRFYLTNSTLHNPTGASLGPAIVHRLLRLAEAHDTLVVEDDIYADFEVEPAARLAGFDGLERVIQIGGFSKTLSSASRIGYVALRQDWVERFLDLKTALTLGNPHLASTIVHRAVTDARYRHDLEAMRARLAQARGRAIRRLAALGITVPFVPGAGMFVWARLPDGLDAAEVSRRALAERVVLAPGNVFSVGQGAKDYLRFNVAQCTDPRVFAVLERAMAR, from the coding sequence ATGGCGTACGGAGCCCTGGAACCGGATCTCGCGCCGGGTCTCACCCGGGTCGAGGCCGTGATGGCGGCGATCGAGGCCCGCATCGGCGGGCGCCATCTCGCGCCGGGAGCCCGGCTGCCCTCCGTGCGCGCCTTCGCGGAGAGCCTGGGCGTCTCGAAATCGACCGTGGTCGAGGCCTACGACCGGTTGGCGGCGCAGGGCGCCATCGTCTCGCGGCCGGGCTCGGGCTTCTACGTGGCGGGGCGGCCCGAGCCCTTCTGCCTCGCCTCCGCGGGTCCCCGCCTCGACCGGGCGGTCGATCCGCTCTGGATCAGCCGGCAATCCTTCGAGACCTATCCGGACGTGCTGAAGCCCGGCTGCGGCTGGCTTCCGCCGGACTGGCTGCCCGAGGAGGCGCTGCGCCGGGCCCTACGCCGCGTCGCGCGCGAGGGCGGACCGGCGCTGACGGGGTACGACCAGCCGCACGGCCTGACGCCCCTGCGCGAGCACATCGCCCGCCGGATGGGGGAGCGCGGCATCGCGGCCCACCCGGACCAGATCGTCCTCACCGACTCGGCGACGCAGTCCCTCGACCTGCTCTGCCGCCTCCTGATCGAGCCGGGCGACACCGTGCTGGTGGACGATCCCTGCTACTTCAACTTCCAGGCCCTGCTGCGCGCGCAGCGGGTCAAGATGGTCGGCGTGCCCTTCGGGCCGCAGGGGCCGGACCTCGCGGCCTTCGAGGCGGCGCTCCGCACGCACCGACCGCGCTTCTACCTGACCAACTCGACGCTCCATAACCCGACGGGCGCCTCGCTCGGACCCGCGATCGTGCACCGGCTGCTGCGCTTGGCGGAGGCGCACGACACGCTGGTGGTGGAGGACGACATCTACGCCGATTTCGAGGTCGAGCCGGCCGCGCGGCTGGCGGGCTTCGACGGGCTGGAGCGGGTGATCCAGATCGGCGGCTTCTCGAAGACGCTCTCCTCCGCCAGCCGCATCGGCTACGTCGCGCTCCGGCAGGATTGGGTTGAGCGCTTCCTCGATCTGAAGACCGCCTTGACCCTCGGCAACCCGCACCTCGCCTCCACGATCGTGCACCGGGCGGTCACCGATGCCCGCTACCGCCACGACCTCGAGGCGATGCGCGCGCGGCTGGCGCAGGCGCGCGGGCGCGCGATCCGGCGGCTCGCCGCGCTCGGGATCACCGTGCCGTTCGTGCCGGGGGCCGGCATGTTCGTCTGGGCGCGCCTGCCGGACGGGCTCGACGCGGCCGAGGTCTCGCGCCGGGCGCTGGCCGAGCGGGTGGTGCTGGCACCCGGCAACGTCTTCAGCGTCGGCCAGGGCGCGAAGGACTATCTCCGCTTCAACGTCGCCCAGTGCACGGACCCGCGGGTGTTCGCGGTGCTGGAGCGGGCTATGGCGCGGTGA
- a CDS encoding DMT family transporter has translation MANPILAAPVSARPVPAAGALRDGLVGVAIFGGTLTATRLALASFEPVALTLIRAALAGLAAGAVLAALRQPTPRRADLAALAVVSFGVVLGFPLFTAFALGQIGAGRASVFVGLLPLATSIFGALRAGERPSRAFWLLSGLGSAVTAAFAARGAGPGSLLGDGLMLAAILVCGLGYAEGARLARRLGGWQVVAWATVLALPATLPAALWLIPEHARAVTPAALAGLAYVAALSSLVGFVFWYRALARGGIAVTGQLQLLQPFLGMALAALVLGEAIDPLMPLVAAAVAACAAGARRLA, from the coding sequence ATGGCGAACCCGATCCTCGCCGCGCCGGTCTCGGCGCGGCCCGTGCCGGCCGCCGGAGCACTGCGCGACGGGCTCGTGGGCGTCGCGATCTTCGGCGGGACGCTCACGGCGACCCGCCTTGCGCTCGCCTCCTTCGAGCCGGTCGCCCTCACCCTCATCCGGGCGGCGCTGGCCGGGCTCGCGGCCGGTGCGGTGCTGGCCGCGCTCCGCCAGCCGACCCCACGCCGTGCCGACCTCGCGGCGCTCGCCGTCGTCAGCTTCGGCGTGGTGCTGGGCTTCCCGCTCTTCACGGCCTTCGCGCTCGGCCAGATCGGGGCCGGGCGGGCGAGCGTGTTCGTGGGCCTCTTGCCGCTCGCCACTTCCATCTTCGGCGCGTTGCGGGCGGGCGAGCGGCCGTCCCGGGCCTTCTGGCTGCTCTCGGGCCTCGGCAGCGCGGTCACGGCCGCCTTCGCGGCGCGCGGGGCTGGGCCGGGCTCGCTCCTCGGCGACGGGCTGATGCTCGCCGCGATCCTCGTCTGCGGTCTCGGCTACGCCGAGGGCGCGCGCCTCGCCCGGCGCCTCGGCGGCTGGCAGGTCGTGGCCTGGGCGACCGTTCTGGCCCTGCCCGCGACGCTGCCCGCTGCGCTCTGGCTGATCCCCGAGCATGCGCGAGCCGTGACGCCCGCCGCGCTGGCCGGGCTCGCCTACGTGGCGGCACTCAGCTCGCTCGTCGGCTTCGTGTTCTGGTACCGGGCTCTGGCGCGGGGCGGGATCGCGGTGACGGGCCAGCTGCAGCTGCTGCAGCCCTTCCTGGGGATGGCGCTCGCCGCGCTCGTGCTCGGCGAGGCGATCGACCCGCTGATGCCGCTCGTCGCGGCCGCGGTGGCGGCCTGCGCGGCGGGGGCGCGGCGCCTCGCCTGA
- a CDS encoding GumC family protein produces the protein MNWVPEQPNRNGSLSLQAHYEARNLGILTAIWRRRRAIGILLALAFVGAGAVCLTLRDRYTAEAILQVDLGRPVSVPVGQAGQTAAPDTGAIVESEARVIRSRAVARRVVADLGLADELGSRGGALLDRLAFWRAHAPAGPDPAAAERAALALASGLTVTNDSRSYLITVGYTATDPARAARIANAFVDAYLSNRLEMGVANAERAGTWLDGQITASRADLEAAEKAIEGFRQRTGLVEGGTASVSLPQQALRDASVQLAAAGQARTAAETRLGRAQEIFRSGGVPSAQDLAGAPVIQRMLENVEAAKREVAAQLLTGPRHPRYLQAKAALEDAEQRLREEVDRAVDNLKSEVRTAAGEEEAVAARVAGLKAEVIEAMGAEARLRGLQANATAIRERLKTLGDAHAQALALAAMKSSTAQVVMRAQSPVAPSGPLRALYIGLAVAGAGALGVGYALLMGRRDTGFRSGGELAEDTALRCLGMVPDISTASGAGEVRMFDEAIRMVAASLGWPRAAGAPRVLLVTSSVPDEGKSLLCMALAKLLAARGTRILVIDATGARPASPASRMPALEDVVLGDQAAFLARAQDRAVTLLHGRGRATAQDFYLSPAFETFMEGARASFDLVLIEAPPAMLVLDFVPLAHVADAAILAVRWASTPRKTVLATLQRLQDLSVRVRGLVLTRVDLDQHRHEPFADACSHYHRYRSFFESAGAARAAESPAGAAAARAGLPRPGEPGSAEADPGATERAEPRSLDPKPAAPAPAP, from the coding sequence ATGAACTGGGTTCCGGAGCAGCCGAACAGGAACGGGAGCCTGTCGCTGCAGGCGCATTACGAGGCCCGCAACCTCGGCATCCTCACGGCGATCTGGCGGCGCCGCCGCGCGATCGGGATCCTGCTGGCCCTCGCCTTCGTGGGGGCCGGCGCCGTCTGCCTGACCCTGCGCGACCGCTACACCGCCGAGGCCATCCTGCAGGTCGATCTCGGGCGCCCGGTCTCGGTGCCGGTCGGCCAGGCCGGCCAGACCGCCGCCCCCGATACCGGCGCGATCGTCGAGAGCGAGGCCCGGGTGATCCGCTCGCGCGCGGTCGCCCGCCGGGTCGTTGCGGATCTCGGCCTCGCGGACGAGCTCGGATCCCGGGGCGGCGCCCTCCTCGACCGCCTCGCCTTCTGGCGGGCCCACGCGCCGGCCGGTCCGGATCCCGCCGCCGCCGAGCGCGCCGCCTTGGCGCTCGCCTCCGGCCTCACCGTCACCAACGACAGCCGGTCCTACCTGATCACCGTCGGCTACACGGCGACCGACCCCGCCCGCGCGGCCCGGATCGCGAACGCCTTCGTCGACGCCTACCTGAGCAACCGCCTGGAGATGGGCGTCGCCAACGCCGAACGCGCCGGCACCTGGCTCGACGGGCAGATCACGGCGAGCCGCGCGGACCTGGAGGCGGCCGAGAAGGCCATCGAGGGATTCCGGCAGCGCACCGGCCTGGTCGAGGGCGGCACGGCGAGCGTGAGCCTGCCCCAGCAGGCCCTGCGCGATGCCAGCGTGCAGCTCGCCGCGGCGGGACAGGCCCGCACGGCCGCCGAGACGCGCCTCGGCCGGGCGCAGGAGATCTTCCGCTCCGGCGGCGTGCCCTCGGCCCAGGATCTGGCCGGCGCGCCGGTGATCCAGCGCATGCTGGAGAACGTCGAGGCGGCCAAGCGCGAGGTCGCCGCGCAGCTCCTCACCGGGCCGCGCCACCCGCGCTACCTCCAGGCCAAGGCCGCGCTGGAAGATGCCGAGCAGCGCCTGCGCGAGGAGGTCGACCGAGCGGTCGACAATCTGAAGAGCGAGGTCCGCACGGCCGCAGGCGAGGAGGAGGCCGTCGCCGCCCGTGTGGCGGGGCTGAAGGCCGAGGTGATCGAGGCGATGGGTGCGGAGGCGCGCCTGCGCGGACTCCAGGCCAACGCGACCGCGATCCGCGAGCGCCTGAAGACCCTCGGCGACGCCCACGCCCAGGCGCTGGCGCTCGCGGCGATGAAGTCCTCGACCGCCCAGGTGGTGATGCGGGCGCAGAGCCCGGTCGCGCCCTCGGGCCCGCTGCGCGCCCTCTATATCGGCCTCGCGGTGGCGGGCGCCGGGGCGCTCGGCGTCGGCTACGCCCTGCTGATGGGGCGGCGCGACACCGGGTTCCGCTCCGGCGGCGAGCTTGCCGAGGACACGGCCCTGCGCTGCCTCGGCATGGTGCCGGACATCTCGACCGCCTCGGGCGCGGGCGAGGTGCGGATGTTCGACGAGGCGATCCGCATGGTGGCCGCCTCGCTCGGCTGGCCCCGGGCCGCCGGCGCGCCGCGGGTCCTGCTCGTCACCTCATCGGTGCCGGACGAGGGCAAGTCGCTGCTCTGCATGGCCCTTGCCAAGCTGCTCGCAGCTCGCGGCACCCGCATCCTCGTGATCGACGCGACCGGCGCGCGGCCGGCCAGCCCGGCGAGCCGGATGCCGGCGCTGGAGGACGTCGTGCTCGGCGACCAGGCGGCCTTCCTGGCGCGCGCACAGGACCGCGCCGTCACACTGCTGCACGGGCGGGGCCGGGCGACCGCGCAGGACTTCTACCTCTCGCCCGCCTTCGAGACCTTCATGGAGGGCGCGCGCGCGTCCTTCGACCTCGTGCTGATCGAGGCGCCGCCCGCGATGCTGGTGCTCGACTTCGTGCCGCTCGCGCACGTCGCCGACGCGGCGATCCTGGCGGTGCGCTGGGCCTCGACCCCGCGCAAGACGGTGCTGGCGACCCTGCAGCGGCTCCAGGATCTCTCGGTGCGGGTGCGGGGCCTCGTGCTGACCCGGGTCGATCTCGATCAGCACCGGCACGAGCCCTTCGCCGACGCGTGCTCTCACTACCACCGGTATCGGAGCTTCTTCGAGAGCGCGGGCGCTGCGCGCGCGGCCGAGTCTCCGGCGGGCGCGGCGGCGGCGCGAGCCGGGCTGCCGCGCCCCGGCGAGCCCGGATCCGCCGAGGCCGATCCCGGCGCCACCGAGCGCGCCGAGCCGAGGTCGCTTGATCCCAAGCCCGCCGCGCCCGCCCCCGCGCCCTGA
- a CDS encoding NAD-dependent epimerase/dehydratase family protein — MRIMVIGGNGFVGRPLTRMLADGHEVCVLDAMRYGPPRFPPEELARLLMIQADITDPKQVEAVMRTFVPEAVIHLAAIHYIPECDQDPVLAARTNVAGTVNLLAACPPGCRFVFASSGAVYAPEARAHREDTSPIQPSDIYGFTKLHGEHYVRHMARQRGLAAVVVRLFNVIGPGETNPHLLPEILAQLLAGHRRISLGNLTARRDYIHVDDAARGFRAAALAGAVAPGETVTVNLGTGQAYAVGEILARLRRIGGADFTVETDPARLRAVDRPVLAADIGRIRELFGWRPRHTIDTALADLWERPDLPHHLTAKYRPAPAPRSAEVSPPAEMLRPAS, encoded by the coding sequence ATGAGGATCATGGTGATCGGCGGCAACGGATTCGTCGGCCGGCCGCTGACGCGGATGCTCGCGGACGGGCACGAGGTCTGCGTGCTCGACGCGATGCGCTACGGGCCGCCGCGCTTTCCGCCGGAGGAACTCGCCCGCCTCCTCATGATCCAGGCCGACATCACCGATCCCAAGCAGGTCGAGGCGGTGATGCGGACCTTCGTGCCGGAGGCGGTGATCCACCTGGCGGCGATCCACTATATCCCGGAATGCGACCAGGATCCGGTGCTTGCCGCGCGCACCAACGTCGCCGGCACGGTGAACCTCCTCGCCGCCTGCCCGCCCGGCTGCCGCTTCGTCTTCGCGAGCAGCGGCGCGGTCTACGCGCCGGAGGCTCGGGCCCACCGGGAGGACACCTCCCCGATCCAGCCCAGCGACATCTACGGCTTCACCAAGCTCCACGGCGAGCACTACGTCCGCCACATGGCGCGCCAGCGCGGCCTTGCGGCGGTGGTGGTGCGGCTGTTCAACGTGATCGGGCCGGGGGAGACGAACCCGCACCTCCTGCCCGAGATTCTGGCACAGCTCCTCGCGGGCCACAGGCGGATCAGCCTCGGCAACCTCACGGCGCGGCGGGACTACATCCACGTGGACGACGCGGCCCGCGGCTTCCGGGCGGCGGCGCTCGCGGGCGCGGTGGCCCCCGGCGAGACCGTCACGGTCAATCTCGGCACGGGCCAGGCCTACGCGGTGGGTGAGATCCTGGCGCGCCTGCGCCGGATTGGCGGGGCGGATTTCACGGTCGAGACAGACCCGGCCCGGCTGCGCGCCGTCGACCGGCCGGTGCTCGCCGCCGACATCGGGCGCATCCGCGAGCTATTCGGCTGGCGTCCCCGGCACACGATCGACACCGCGCTCGCCGACCTCTGGGAGCGGCCCGATCTGCCGCACCACCTGACCGCGAAGTACCGGCCCGCCCCGGCGCCCCGCTCCGCGGAGGTGAGCCCGCCCGCCGAGATGCTGCGGCCCGCCTCCTGA